In Candidatus Aquicultor sp., the genomic window CTCATACTTATAGTAGATCTTTGCCGGTGTATCGAGAACTTTCTCGAGTCTGCGCGCTCTATAAAGCGGCACCGGACGGTAGAGCTTGTAGATCTCCTGCACTTCTTCAGGGATCTCGATATAGCGCTCTGTGCTTACCTCCTGCTTGATGAGCTCTTGGGCGAACAGCGGTGCCAAATCGCCCGGCTCAACCGGCCGGTTAAGTGCCGGATGCATGTACGGCTCCATCTCGTACGGCATGTCCGCCAGTATGTTATACCAGGCTGTCGGCATCTCCTTTTCGGTTAATAGAATTTTGCTGTCCATAATAATACTCCTCTCTGTGCTTCTGGTAGTTTTCACTACGAATTTACATGTTTACCTTGCAGCTTTTATTAAATCTCCCAACTTTTGTTCCGGGTTACCGCTTTTTAGAAGCGACTCTCCAATTAAAAATCCTTGTGCACCGGCCGATATTAGCTGTCGTATATCAGCCGAAGTTTTAATACCACTTTCGCTGATTACAACACGATCTTCCGGCACTAGCCCAAGCAGTTCAAATGACGTGTCGAGATCGGTTGCAAGCGTATCGAGATTGCGATTATTAATCCCAAGCAATTTTGCGCCGCTTGCAATTGAGCGCTCAAGCTCGCTTTTCGTGTGCGACTCGAGCAGTACTTCAATACCTAAATCGTGCGCCAACCTCATAAACCGTGCGATCCGCTCGTCATCGAGAATCGCAGCGATGAGAAGGACTGCATCTGCTTGATGCGCCGCCGCCTCATAGATCTGGTACTCATCGACGATAAACTCTTTGCATAGCACCGGAACTGTTGTGTGCTTCCTTACTTCTATCATATCGGCGGGCGTACCGCCAAAGTATTTTGTATCGGTCAATACCGAGATGCCTGCCGCGCCCGCGCGTTCGTACATGGCCGCGAGCTCGGTTAGCGTATATTCGCATTTCATCTCGCCACCCGACGGCGAGCGCCGCTTGGTCTCAGAGATTATCGCCGGCTTGCGCCGCTTGGCTACCCTTAGGACAGACTCAATGAGACTCCTTCGCGTTGCACGGGCATCTATCTGCAATGAGTCGATAGGGCGCTCGTCTCGCGCCCGCGCTATGTATGCTTTTTTATCCGCGACAATCCGATCCAGTATCAATCTCGTTCCTCTCAGCGATATCGTTTTTAAGCCTGCGTCCTCGCATTATATTCCTTAAGTGCCTCGAGCTTCTCGAATGCGTGCCCGCTGTCGATTGACTCCGCCGCCAGCAATATTCCATCGGCGAAGCAGGAAACCTTATCTGCCGCGAGCAGAGCGGCGGCGGCATTCATAATAACAATGTCGCGCTTCGGACCGTGCACACCTTTTAAGATATCGAGCGTAATCGCCGCGTTATCCAGTGCGTTGCCGCCCCGCAGGTCACTGCTGGCCGCACGCCTTAACCCGAATTCCTCGGGAGTAATCGTATAGGTGGAGACTTTGCCGACCTTAACTTCTGAAATAATGCTTTCGGCGGTATTGGTTATCTCGTCAAGACCATCGCTTCCATGAACGACGAGAGCGTGTTTTACGCCCAGGTTATTAAGCACTCTGGCCATGATTTCGGTTAGGGCCGGGTCGTAAACGCCG contains:
- the trpC gene encoding indole-3-glycerol phosphate synthase TrpC — its product is MILDRIVADKKAYIARARDERPIDSLQIDARATRRSLIESVLRVAKRRKPAIISETKRRSPSGGEMKCEYTLTELAAMYERAGAAGISVLTDTKYFGGTPADMIEVRKHTTVPVLCKEFIVDEYQIYEAAAHQADAVLLIAAILDDERIARFMRLAHDLGIEVLLESHTKSELERSIASGAKLLGINNRNLDTLATDLDTSFELLGLVPEDRVVISESGIKTSADIRQLISAGAQGFLIGESLLKSGNPEQKLGDLIKAAR